The Mucilaginibacter yixingensis genome window below encodes:
- a CDS encoding PD40 domain-containing protein, with product MKKTLLAAAMLGSVAAFSLNAQAQIGRRFPSEKKIVKDPVTGTMLTFLTSTPAGDSKIYQTHPQWTSDGQWVVFRSDRARNEAFAVNEKNGDIVQITEGGYTGMLCLARKSMKLYYLRYVPGQEPEEQNAGRGRGTALQLVEDDLGKLLADSKAGKMQPASAYLRVCGTIPASMTPGNDMALDADEQVVYCRVGHDEAAKHLAPNTKVEANFGPRNMGAGPAGLISMDIKTGNIKYIVSVPFQIGHVQTNPWVPGEIVFCWETGGKSPQRTWTVMADGTGLRPLYPEAPFEWVTHEAVITKDEVAIAIMGHRKVNPAEDKPFDAVTNPGVQAGWGSSGTREKPTGLGIVNLRTREMVIIGQTPKGSGLWHVNGSGDGRWAVGDDFSRSIYLIDRHTREMIMLSTGHKETATDHPHPTFSPDGTRIEIESAMLSADNKSMNICIIPVPESWLKRRYKD from the coding sequence ATGAAAAAAACTTTACTTGCTGCAGCCATGCTGGGCAGTGTTGCTGCATTTTCTTTAAATGCGCAGGCACAAATAGGCAGGCGTTTTCCATCTGAAAAAAAGATAGTGAAAGACCCGGTAACCGGCACTATGCTCACCTTTTTAACCAGCACCCCGGCTGGCGATTCAAAGATATACCAAACGCACCCACAATGGACGTCGGACGGGCAATGGGTAGTTTTTCGGTCTGATCGTGCCCGTAATGAGGCTTTTGCCGTGAACGAGAAAAACGGCGATATTGTACAGATTACCGAAGGCGGCTACACTGGCATGCTGTGTCTTGCCCGCAAATCAATGAAATTGTATTACTTGCGCTATGTACCTGGCCAGGAGCCCGAAGAACAAAACGCAGGCCGTGGTCGTGGTACTGCATTGCAATTAGTTGAAGATGATTTGGGCAAACTACTTGCCGATAGTAAAGCTGGCAAAATGCAACCCGCCAGTGCCTACCTGCGAGTTTGTGGTACTATCCCTGCGTCTATGACTCCCGGTAATGATATGGCTTTAGATGCCGATGAGCAAGTGGTTTATTGTCGTGTTGGGCATGATGAGGCGGCCAAACACCTTGCGCCAAACACCAAGGTTGAAGCCAACTTTGGCCCGCGCAATATGGGAGCGGGGCCTGCCGGATTAATCAGCATGGATATTAAGACCGGTAACATCAAATACATAGTTTCTGTACCGTTCCAGATTGGGCACGTGCAAACCAACCCATGGGTACCTGGCGAGATTGTGTTTTGTTGGGAAACCGGCGGCAAATCGCCACAACGCACCTGGACGGTAATGGCCGATGGCACCGGCTTGCGTCCGCTTTATCCAGAAGCGCCATTTGAGTGGGTAACACACGAAGCTGTAATTACAAAAGACGAAGTTGCTATTGCCATTATGGGCCACCGCAAAGTTAATCCGGCTGAGGATAAACCGTTTGATGCGGTTACGAACCCCGGTGTGCAGGCCGGTTGGGGCTCATCAGGCACCCGCGAAAAGCCTACCGGTTTAGGCATTGTTAACCTGCGCACCCGCGAAATGGTGATTATTGGCCAAACACCAAAAGGCAGTGGTTTGTGGCACGTTAATGGTTCTGGCGACGGCCGTTGGGCCGTGGGTGATGATTTTTCGCGCAGCATCTATTTGATTGACCGCCATACCCGCGAGATGATCATGCTTTCTACCGGTCATAAAGAAACAGCTACAGATCACCCGCACCCTACGTTTAGTCCGGATGGTACCCGTATTGAGATCGAGTCGGCTATGCTATCGGCAGACAATAAATCGATGAATATCTGCATTATTCCGGTACCGGAGTCATGGCTGAAAAGGCGGTATAAGGATTGA
- a CDS encoding PAS domain S-box protein, producing MLNPTFNQPAISLQQLSVIIDASEDAIVTKAPDGTFLSWNNAAEKILGYTAEEMIGTSDNIIIPEIFQDVEDRIIERVGAGETITGNEIVRRHKNGSLVTLKRTLIPITDDAGQVKSVMMIARDITLQKDLERKQLIQSAIIDSSDDAIISKSTKGIITSWNQGATRIFGYTEDEVVGKSITILIPEERLDEENHIIGKILKGERVDHFETIRLTKDGQELNVSLTISPLKNEQGEIIGASKIARDITRQIKSAAQLQRYAENLETLNSIGKSIAEDMDVEAILQKVTDATTQLSGAAFGAFFYNVVNETGEAYTLYTLSGAPRSAFENFGMPRNTDVFRPTFTGQGIIRVDDITKDPRYGHNAPHHGMPKGHLPVVSYLAIPVISKTGEVIGGLFYGHPKPGMFTKEHEDLISALSSLAATALDNAQLYREVQTLNERKDEFIGLASHELKTPVTSINGYLQIIESRLEADSVTRSFAQKARNQINRLSGLITELLDVSKIQSGQLPLNYTKFDLVELAKEVTELMQHSNGNHQIICDCEHPILEVNADRERVEQVIINLISNAIKYSAPKTQVIISMHHTDTWATLSVQDFGIGIDQEQQKHIFSRFYRAQNVAQHISGLGIGLYICKEIVGRHKGRLWVKSTPGEGSTFIFELPLEGVQD from the coding sequence ATGTTAAATCCAACTTTCAACCAGCCTGCCATCAGTCTTCAGCAGTTGAGCGTTATTATAGACGCCAGCGAAGACGCCATTGTCACTAAGGCACCCGATGGCACGTTTTTAAGTTGGAACAACGCTGCAGAAAAGATATTGGGGTACACGGCCGAAGAAATGATTGGCACGTCTGACAATATTATTATTCCAGAGATATTTCAGGATGTAGAAGACAGGATTATAGAACGTGTAGGCGCGGGCGAAACTATCACCGGTAACGAGATTGTGCGCAGGCATAAAAACGGCAGTTTAGTGACGTTGAAGCGCACGCTGATACCGATAACGGACGATGCCGGCCAGGTCAAATCGGTAATGATGATTGCCCGCGATATTACGCTACAGAAAGATTTAGAGCGCAAGCAACTGATCCAATCGGCTATTATTGATTCATCCGATGATGCCATTATCAGCAAATCTACCAAAGGTATTATTACCAGCTGGAACCAGGGTGCTACCCGGATTTTTGGCTATACCGAAGACGAAGTTGTAGGCAAATCCATCACCATACTGATCCCGGAGGAACGGCTGGATGAAGAGAATCACATCATTGGTAAAATATTAAAAGGTGAGCGTGTAGATCATTTTGAAACCATACGTCTTACTAAAGATGGGCAGGAGCTGAACGTATCGCTCACCATATCACCCTTAAAAAATGAGCAGGGCGAGATTATCGGCGCGTCAAAAATAGCGCGGGATATTACCCGTCAGATTAAATCGGCCGCGCAATTGCAACGCTATGCCGAAAACCTGGAAACCCTCAATAGCATTGGTAAATCTATTGCCGAGGATATGGACGTAGAGGCCATATTGCAAAAGGTAACTGATGCCACCACGCAGCTAAGCGGTGCAGCCTTCGGCGCGTTCTTTTACAATGTGGTTAATGAAACCGGCGAAGCATACACCCTTTATACACTATCCGGCGCCCCCCGATCTGCGTTTGAGAATTTTGGAATGCCGAGAAACACCGATGTCTTCCGCCCTACTTTTACCGGACAGGGCATCATTCGTGTTGACGATATTACTAAAGACCCTCGTTACGGCCATAATGCACCACACCACGGCATGCCCAAAGGACACTTGCCGGTGGTGAGTTACCTGGCTATTCCGGTTATATCAAAAACCGGCGAGGTAATAGGCGGTCTGTTTTACGGACACCCTAAACCGGGCATGTTTACTAAAGAACATGAGGACTTGATATCGGCCTTATCATCCCTGGCCGCTACAGCTCTGGATAATGCCCAGCTTTACCGCGAGGTGCAGACGCTAAACGAAAGAAAAGATGAATTTATAGGGTTGGCCAGTCACGAGTTAAAAACGCCGGTTACCAGTATAAATGGCTATCTGCAGATTATTGAGTCGCGACTGGAAGCTGATAGTGTTACGCGTTCATTTGCCCAAAAAGCCAGAAACCAGATCAATCGCCTTTCGGGATTAATTACCGAACTGCTGGATGTATCTAAAATACAAAGCGGCCAGCTCCCGCTTAACTACACCAAATTTGACCTTGTTGAACTTGCCAAAGAGGTAACGGAGCTAATGCAGCACAGCAATGGCAATCACCAGATTATCTGCGACTGCGAGCACCCTATTCTTGAGGTAAACGCCGACCGCGAGCGCGTTGAACAGGTGATTATCAACCTCATCTCAAATGCCATTAAGTACTCAGCGCCAAAAACCCAGGTGATTATTAGCATGCATCATACCGATACATGGGCAACATTATCTGTACAGGATTTTGGCATCGGGATAGACCAGGAGCAGCAAAAGCATATCTTCTCCCGCTTTTACCGCGCGCAAAATGTTGCCCAACATATCTCAGGATTGGGTATTGGACTTTATATCTGTAAGGAGATCGTAGGCCGGCATAAAGGTCGCCTGTGGGTGAAAAGCACCCCGGGCGAGGGTTCAACCTTTATTTTTGAGCTTCCGTTGGAAGGCGTCCAAGACTGA
- a CDS encoding PepSY-like domain-containing protein yields MKKLITHPFVMIALVAAGLLSACKKNSSVNTSSNSAANSSTGTVATIAAGNIAIALSSSVKADSVVLMHACTPGVRPDTVAFSALPASVGTYLTANYAGYTKQKAFKVLDRTGALTGYVVVINFNGKPVGLRFDTTGTFVSVLEQRERQDEDDDNPGWHKGGRFDDRDGMHLDTVAISALPTTIKTYFATNYATDTLVHAVVTKDTSYIVFSVNKGMFATAFSSKLAFIKRVQLNPRPVKKHTAIAQSALPVAITTYLTKTYPGYAFDKAFAETTNGVVDRYVVLIDASGTRYGLVFDMSGTFVKSIPVK; encoded by the coding sequence ATGAAGAAATTAATCACGCACCCCTTTGTGATGATTGCTTTGGTGGCAGCTGGCCTGCTATCAGCCTGTAAGAAAAACAGCTCGGTCAATACTTCGAGCAATAGCGCCGCCAACAGCTCTACAGGTACCGTAGCAACCATAGCAGCCGGAAATATTGCGATAGCACTTTCCAGCTCAGTTAAAGCAGATTCAGTTGTATTAATGCACGCCTGTACGCCGGGTGTTAGGCCAGATACCGTGGCTTTTAGTGCGCTACCTGCATCTGTCGGCACTTATTTAACAGCTAATTACGCTGGTTATACTAAACAAAAAGCATTTAAGGTACTAGATCGTACCGGAGCACTTACAGGCTACGTAGTAGTAATTAACTTCAACGGCAAACCAGTAGGCTTACGCTTTGATACCACTGGTACTTTTGTGAGCGTACTTGAACAGCGCGAGCGTCAGGATGAGGACGATGACAATCCAGGATGGCACAAAGGCGGCCGTTTTGATGACCGCGATGGTATGCATTTAGATACTGTTGCCATTAGCGCACTGCCAACGACTATCAAAACCTACTTTGCTACTAACTACGCTACCGATACACTGGTGCATGCCGTGGTGACTAAAGACACCAGCTATATTGTGTTTAGCGTAAACAAAGGCATGTTTGCAACTGCGTTCTCGTCAAAACTGGCGTTTATTAAACGTGTGCAGTTAAACCCTCGTCCGGTTAAAAAGCATACGGCTATCGCACAATCTGCGCTGCCGGTTGCCATTACCACTTACCTGACCAAAACTTACCCAGGTTATGCGTTTGACAAAGCTTTTGCCGAAACAACCAATGGTGTGGTTGACCGCTACGTGGTACTGATTGACGCCAGCGGAACGCGCTATGGCCTGGTGTTCGATATGTCGGGCACGTTTGTAAAAAGTATTCCCGTGAAATAA
- a CDS encoding Crp/Fnr family transcriptional regulator, whose translation MFEPLLQHINRFVQLTDADRQLIAQHFTYKRLSKKGFLLSEGDVCTDSYFVLNGLLRMYFIRDKGQNQLIQFALENWWITDQTSLDMQKPSIFFIDAVEDTEVAVLSKKSMEELLAAMPQMERYFRLVMQRHVAAVQMRLTYFLDQSAEERYRFFSKLFPGFVQRIPQYMLASYLNITPEVLSKIRSKK comes from the coding sequence ATGTTTGAACCTTTACTACAACACATCAATCGTTTTGTGCAGCTGACCGATGCCGATAGGCAATTAATCGCGCAGCATTTTACCTACAAACGTTTAAGCAAAAAGGGTTTTTTATTAAGTGAGGGCGACGTTTGTACCGATAGTTATTTTGTATTGAATGGCCTGCTGCGCATGTATTTTATAAGAGATAAGGGGCAAAACCAATTGATCCAGTTTGCGCTGGAAAACTGGTGGATAACAGATCAGACCAGTCTGGATATGCAAAAGCCTTCCATCTTTTTTATTGATGCGGTAGAAGATACGGAAGTTGCTGTGCTAAGTAAGAAGAGTATGGAAGAACTGCTGGCTGCCATGCCCCAGATGGAAAGATATTTCAGGCTGGTTATGCAGCGACACGTTGCTGCAGTGCAAATGCGTTTAACCTATTTTCTCGACCAATCTGCCGAGGAGCGCTACCGTTTCTTTAGCAAACTTTTCCCCGGCTTTGTGCAGCGGATACCGCAATATATGCTGGCTTCATATCTTAATATAACACCCGAGGTGTTGAGTAAGATCAGGTCGAAGAAGTGA
- a CDS encoding tetratricopeptide repeat protein has protein sequence MIDLIIGYIFFLISRFINVTLHELGHAIPAIIFTGQPAEIFIGSYGDGKQIRFRLGKITFNINPRPSFFGGGGCRHESVYGFCQNLIVLISGPLFTFLIALATVVFASCVKLDGSIEILIAIVFISSLISLFNNLWPKNKVIEISGGQGYFNDGFQLQTIIKRRKSWDQISSAIKLANDKEYEKALEIFEQFEHPKGDVFIFLFNISCYCFLEQHQKGIEYIKKTLVHIPAKLLCANDYILMGSIYAECKQYNEAIHLYTQGITSCKENANLFIGRAHCYLLIDDYQRGLDDLDQVICLDKNSAVAHNNRGHALIYLNRQEEALKAINQSLQLDNTSAYTHGNLGLYHLKYGDSKLALELLEKARAMDSKLPEIDDHIEQARQKTFSIPSKEIISEEKDDLGEFLS, from the coding sequence ATGATCGACCTAATTATTGGCTATATTTTCTTCTTGATATCAAGGTTCATCAATGTAACTCTACATGAACTAGGCCATGCCATTCCCGCTATTATTTTTACAGGTCAACCGGCCGAAATTTTTATAGGAAGCTACGGAGACGGTAAACAAATTAGATTTAGGTTAGGGAAAATTACATTCAATATTAATCCGCGACCATCTTTTTTTGGCGGAGGCGGATGCAGGCATGAATCTGTTTATGGTTTTTGTCAAAACCTCATCGTTTTGATATCAGGTCCCCTATTTACATTTTTAATAGCTTTAGCTACCGTTGTATTTGCCAGCTGCGTAAAACTAGATGGAAGTATAGAAATATTAATAGCTATCGTATTTATATCATCGCTCATAAGTCTTTTTAATAATCTATGGCCCAAAAATAAAGTAATAGAAATTTCAGGCGGCCAAGGTTATTTCAACGATGGCTTTCAATTACAGACAATCATTAAGCGTCGTAAAAGTTGGGATCAAATTAGTAGTGCTATTAAACTTGCAAACGATAAAGAATATGAGAAAGCACTGGAAATATTTGAGCAATTTGAGCATCCAAAAGGCGATGTGTTCATATTCCTTTTTAATATATCATGCTATTGCTTTCTAGAACAGCATCAAAAAGGAATTGAGTACATTAAAAAGACTCTGGTACACATTCCTGCAAAGCTTTTATGCGCCAATGACTACATACTGATGGGCTCCATATACGCAGAATGTAAGCAATATAATGAAGCCATACATCTTTATACGCAAGGCATTACTTCATGTAAAGAAAATGCCAATCTATTTATTGGCAGGGCGCACTGTTATCTTTTAATAGATGACTACCAAAGAGGCTTGGACGACTTAGACCAGGTAATATGTCTTGATAAAAATTCTGCGGTTGCGCACAACAATAGAGGGCACGCCCTAATTTACCTTAACAGGCAAGAAGAAGCCCTGAAGGCAATCAATCAATCGTTACAGCTTGATAATACTAGCGCCTACACCCACGGTAACCTCGGTCTTTATCACCTGAAGTATGGCGATAGTAAATTGGCACTAGAACTTCTGGAAAAGGCCCGCGCTATGGATTCAAAATTACCAGAGATAGATGACCATATTGAACAAGCCCGCCAAAAGACATTCTCCATTCCATCCAAAGAGATTATCAGCGAAGAGAAAGACGACCTTGGCGAATTTCTATCTTAA
- a CDS encoding L-threonylcarbamoyladenylate synthase, with protein sequence MLLKIYPENPNERAIQQVVEVLRKGGLIIYPTDTVYGLGCDITNHRAIEAVARLRRIKPEKANFSFICYDLSHISDYIKPIDNATYRVLKKALPGPFTFIFNASGQVPKLLSSNKKTVGIRVPDNNIARCIVKELGNPILSTSIRDDDDIIEYTTDPELIHEKYEGLVDIVIDGGYGGNIASTVVDCTEGDFEIIREGKGDLDEFLS encoded by the coding sequence ATGCTCCTAAAAATCTATCCGGAAAACCCAAACGAACGTGCCATACAACAAGTGGTAGAAGTACTGCGCAAAGGTGGACTCATCATCTACCCTACCGATACCGTTTACGGTCTGGGTTGCGATATTACCAATCATCGTGCTATTGAAGCCGTGGCGCGTTTACGACGGATTAAACCAGAGAAGGCCAACTTCTCTTTTATCTGTTATGACCTGAGCCATATTTCAGACTACATTAAGCCGATTGACAATGCCACTTACCGCGTGCTCAAGAAAGCATTACCGGGCCCTTTTACTTTTATTTTTAATGCCAGCGGCCAGGTGCCTAAGCTACTCAGCTCTAATAAAAAAACGGTGGGCATCCGCGTGCCCGACAATAACATAGCTCGTTGCATTGTAAAAGAGTTGGGCAACCCTATTCTATCCACCTCTATTCGCGATGATGATGACATCATTGAATACACGACAGACCCCGAACTGATCCACGAGAAATATGAAGGACTGGTAGATATTGTAATTGATGGCGGCTATGGCGGCAACATTGCATCCACAGTAGTAGATTGCACCGAAGGCGATTTTGAGATCATCCGCGAGGGTAAGGGTGATCTGGATGAGTTTCTATCTTAA
- a CDS encoding YceI family protein yields MSTVTKWVLDPMHSEVQFKVKHLVISTVTGSFKSFEGSFEANEEDFSDAQIEFSLDVDSIDTNQEQRDGHLKAGDFFDVENHPKITFKSTSFTKTGDDEYKLAGDLTIKGVTKPVNLNVEHGGIATDFYGNTKAGFEVTGKINRKDFGLTWDGITEAGSIVLGDEIKLIINTQFAKEA; encoded by the coding sequence ATGTCTACAGTAACCAAATGGGTATTAGACCCAATGCACTCAGAAGTACAGTTTAAAGTTAAACACCTGGTTATTTCTACTGTAACCGGTTCATTTAAATCATTTGAAGGCTCGTTTGAAGCTAACGAAGAAGATTTCAGCGACGCACAGATTGAGTTCTCGCTGGATGTTGACAGCATCGACACCAACCAGGAACAGCGCGACGGTCACCTGAAAGCCGGTGATTTCTTCGACGTAGAGAATCACCCTAAAATTACTTTCAAATCAACCTCTTTCACCAAAACCGGTGATGATGAGTATAAACTAGCCGGCGACCTGACCATTAAAGGCGTTACCAAACCGGTAAATCTTAACGTAGAGCACGGTGGTATTGCTACCGACTTTTATGGCAACACCAAAGCAGGTTTTGAAGTAACCGGTAAAATTAACCGTAAAGATTTCGGCCTGACCTGGGACGGCATTACCGAAGCCGGTTCAATTGTACTGGGTGACGAGATTAAACTGATCATCAATACTCAGTTTGCTAAAGAAGCGTAA
- a CDS encoding phosphatidylinositol-specific phospholipase C/glycerophosphodiester phosphodiesterase family protein, with translation MLQRTTRFRTDSPSGLKLLIITLAATAALISSPAKLSAQTIPLANGFAHNDYWHKRPLFDALENGFRYIEADIFLLHDRLIVAHTFPFFKTDRTLDRLYLKPLANYIKNHPDDGYPITLMIDIKTSGNNTYDALKPILDKYADIISGYEDGHFIQRRLTVVLSGHKPFKMVRKEQSRMVFIDEDLRKMDRDNMGSEMYPMASCPYKALLQWDGNGHMPDAERKLLTSYVLKAHKLGKKVRLWASPENKTVWTELLSCGVDLINTDQLAMLREFLNTSYAAAK, from the coding sequence ATGCTACAGCGAACGACAAGGTTCCGAACGGATAGCCCCTCCGGACTAAAACTACTGATCATCACCCTTGCTGCTACCGCGGCACTGATCTCTAGCCCCGCTAAACTTTCCGCCCAAACCATCCCCCTCGCCAACGGCTTTGCCCACAATGATTACTGGCACAAACGCCCTCTGTTTGATGCACTGGAGAATGGTTTTCGCTATATCGAGGCTGATATATTCCTGCTTCACGATCGGTTGATTGTTGCCCATACCTTTCCTTTTTTTAAGACCGACCGCACGCTGGACAGGCTCTACCTGAAACCGCTGGCAAACTATATTAAAAATCACCCTGATGACGGTTATCCTATTACTCTGATGATCGACATTAAAACCAGTGGCAACAACACCTATGATGCCTTGAAGCCAATATTGGATAAATATGCCGATATCATCTCCGGATACGAGGACGGACATTTCATTCAGCGCAGGCTTACCGTTGTGCTATCGGGCCATAAACCATTCAAAATGGTACGGAAGGAGCAGAGCCGCATGGTATTTATTGATGAAGACCTGCGCAAAATGGACCGCGATAACATGGGCAGCGAGATGTACCCCATGGCCAGTTGCCCCTACAAAGCCCTGCTACAATGGGATGGCAATGGTCACATGCCCGACGCTGAACGCAAGCTACTGACATCATACGTTTTAAAAGCTCATAAACTGGGTAAAAAGGTGCGCCTGTGGGCTTCGCCAGAAAATAAGACGGTATGGACGGAGTTGTTGAGCTGCGGTGTAGACCTTATCAATACAGATCAATTGGCCATGTTGCGGGAGTTTTTGAATACTTCTTATGCTGCTGCTAAGTAG
- the sucC gene encoding ADP-forming succinate--CoA ligase subunit beta, whose product MNIHEYQGKAILKSFGVRVQEGILAETPEQAVEAAKKMKEDFGSDWVVIKAQIHAGGRGKGGGVKLAKNLDEVKERATNILGMQLVTPQTGPEGKLVSKVLVAQDVYYPGESETKEFYMSVLLDRAKGRNIIMYSTEGGMDIEEVAEHTPHLIFKEEVDPKVGLQGFQTRKIAFNLGVSGEALKEMTKFVAALYKAYEATDSSMFEINPVLKTSDNKILAVDAKVNLDDNALYRHADYAAMRDTAEEDPTEVEASKSNLNYVKLDGNVGCMVNGAGLAMATMDIIKLAGGEPANFLDVGGTANAQTVKAGFNIILSDPNVKAILVNIFGGIVRCDRVAQGVIDAYKEMGNIPVPIIVRLQGTNAVEAKELIDNSGLKVFSAILLKEAAERVKEVLA is encoded by the coding sequence ATGAATATTCACGAATACCAGGGCAAAGCGATTTTAAAGAGCTTTGGCGTTAGGGTTCAGGAAGGCATCCTTGCCGAAACTCCTGAGCAGGCTGTTGAAGCTGCAAAAAAAATGAAAGAAGATTTTGGTTCGGACTGGGTAGTAATTAAAGCCCAGATTCATGCCGGCGGTCGCGGTAAAGGCGGCGGTGTGAAGTTGGCCAAAAACTTAGACGAGGTTAAAGAGCGCGCAACCAATATTTTGGGCATGCAGCTGGTAACCCCGCAAACCGGTCCGGAAGGTAAATTGGTAAGCAAAGTGCTGGTAGCTCAGGATGTTTATTACCCTGGCGAAAGCGAAACCAAAGAATTTTACATGAGCGTACTGCTCGATCGTGCTAAAGGCCGTAACATCATCATGTACAGTACCGAAGGCGGTATGGATATTGAAGAAGTTGCTGAGCACACTCCGCACCTGATCTTTAAAGAAGAAGTTGATCCTAAAGTTGGTTTGCAAGGCTTCCAAACCCGCAAAATTGCCTTTAACCTGGGCGTAAGCGGCGAAGCTTTAAAAGAGATGACCAAATTTGTGGCTGCGCTGTACAAAGCTTATGAAGCTACAGACTCTTCAATGTTTGAGATCAACCCTGTTCTGAAAACATCTGACAATAAAATATTAGCTGTTGACGCCAAAGTAAACCTTGACGACAACGCCCTGTACCGTCATGCTGACTATGCTGCAATGCGCGATACCGCTGAGGAAGATCCAACAGAGGTTGAAGCTAGCAAAAGCAACCTGAACTACGTAAAACTTGATGGTAACGTAGGTTGTATGGTAAACGGTGCCGGTTTAGCTATGGCTACAATGGATATCATCAAACTAGCTGGTGGCGAGCCTGCAAACTTCCTTGACGTAGGTGGTACTGCTAACGCACAGACTGTTAAGGCTGGTTTCAACATCATCCTGAGCGATCCTAACGTTAAAGCTATCCTGGTAAACATCTTCGGTGGTATTGTACGTTGTGACCGTGTTGCTCAAGGTGTTATTGATGCTTACAAAGAAATGGGTAACATCCCGGTGCCAATCATCGTTCGCTTACAAGGCACCAACGCTGTTGAAGCTAAAGAACTGATTGACAACTCTGGCCTGAAAGTATTCTCAGCTATCCTGCTGAAAGAAGCTGCAGAGCGTGTGAAAGAAGTATTAGCGTAA
- a CDS encoding ABC transporter ATP-binding protein, which translates to MLRAQAIHKSYGKLHILKGVDLQVEKGEIVAIVGASGAGKSSLLNILSTLDKPDSGQVFFDGYNISKLSHSHVSEFRNRKIGFIFQFHHLLAEFNALENVCIPAFIAGTPKVVAEKRATELLEKLGLDARKHHKPNQLSGGEQQRVAVARALINNPSLIFADEPSGNLDSNNARELHELFIRLRAEFNQTFVIVTHNEDLAGLADRQIIMKDGLITN; encoded by the coding sequence ATGCTCAGGGCACAGGCAATACATAAATCATACGGCAAACTGCATATCCTGAAAGGGGTAGACCTTCAGGTAGAGAAAGGCGAAATTGTGGCTATTGTAGGCGCTTCGGGTGCCGGCAAAAGTTCGTTGCTTAACATCCTGAGTACGCTGGATAAGCCCGATTCTGGTCAGGTGTTTTTTGATGGATACAACATCAGTAAGCTGAGCCATAGTCATGTAAGCGAGTTCAGGAACCGTAAAATTGGGTTCATCTTTCAGTTTCATCACCTGCTGGCCGAGTTTAACGCACTGGAGAATGTGTGTATCCCCGCCTTTATTGCCGGCACACCAAAGGTTGTGGCCGAAAAACGGGCGACCGAACTACTGGAAAAACTGGGATTGGATGCCCGCAAACATCATAAGCCCAACCAACTGTCGGGTGGCGAGCAGCAGCGTGTGGCGGTGGCCAGGGCGTTGATTAACAATCCGTCGCTTATTTTTGCTGATGAGCCATCGGGTAACCTCGACTCTAATAATGCGCGCGAGCTGCATGAGCTTTTTATCAGGCTGCGGGCAGAGTTTAATCAAACCTTCGTTATTGTAACCCACAACGAAGATCTGGCCGGGCTGGCCGACAGGCAAATCATCATGAAAGACGGCCTGATTACCAACTAA
- a CDS encoding HAD family hydrolase: protein MKYADIDQRKNAFIFELDDVLYPEKDYLYQIYYLFASFLEYTELLDGKVLTDLMVKTYEEEGRDIVFDRVQERFQFDKNYRENFDRLHLTARLPLKLLLYADMLELLQQIVVDRKKIFIVTNGNPEQQLNKIRQIEWNGLEKYLVCYFADEIAAKPEPDTIYKLINDHGLQRREMVIAGNTEADVLCAQACGIDFIYSEEFLSSQ, encoded by the coding sequence ATGAAATACGCTGATATTGACCAACGCAAAAACGCTTTTATATTTGAGCTGGATGATGTGCTTTATCCGGAGAAAGATTACCTGTACCAGATCTACTACCTGTTTGCGTCATTTTTAGAATATACCGAACTGCTGGACGGCAAAGTGCTGACAGACCTGATGGTAAAAACTTATGAAGAGGAGGGGCGCGATATAGTGTTTGACCGTGTGCAGGAGCGTTTTCAGTTTGATAAAAACTATCGTGAAAACTTTGACCGCCTGCACCTTACTGCCCGCTTGCCGCTAAAGCTATTGCTTTACGCAGATATGCTGGAGCTGCTGCAACAAATTGTTGTAGACCGTAAAAAGATCTTCATTGTTACCAACGGTAACCCCGAGCAGCAGCTCAATAAAATAAGGCAGATTGAGTGGAACGGGCTGGAGAAATACCTGGTATGTTATTTTGCCGATGAAATAGCTGCCAAGCCAGAGCCCGATACCATCTACAAACTCATTAATGACCATGGGTTGCAACGCCGCGAAATGGTGATTGCCGGTAATACCGAAGCCGATGTGCTTTGCGCTCAGGCCTGCGGTATAGATTTTATCTACTCAGAGGAGTTTTTGTCTTCACAATAA